One Natator depressus isolate rNatDep1 chromosome 5, rNatDep2.hap1, whole genome shotgun sequence DNA segment encodes these proteins:
- the LOC141987933 gene encoding uncharacterized protein LOC141987933, whose product MHWPGRQEKARKLLNFNFLFGQRGKLQVTMQSSSAEVTMQSSSAEVTMMESQNCKRAPEWTEREIRDLIAVWGEESVLSELCSSFRNAKTFVKISQGMKERGHNTDLKQCRVKLQELRQAYQKTREANGRSELEPKTCRFYDELHAILGGSATTTPAVLFDSFNGEEGNTEAGFGDEKDDEEEVLYSSQQASGETGFPDSQELFLTLDLEPVPPEPTQGCLPDPPGREGTSAACVSRITGSSPSQRLAKTRRQKKRTRDEMFSELMLSSHTDRAQTNAWRQTMSECRKAQNDQEERWWAEESKWRAEERAEAERWQQRNERRQDSMLRLLEDQTNMLQRMVELQERQQEHRPPLQPLYNGPQPELMISISYGDLHQLRIIQHCCGAHTVVTQFVMAGCLCSRNSPLAELYANAFTEEAYAV is encoded by the exons atgcactggccaggtagacaggaaaaggcccgcaaacttttgaatttcaatttcctgtttggccagcgtggcaagctgcaggtgaccatgcagagctcatcagcagaggtgacgatgcagagctcatcagcagaggtgaccatgatggagtcccagaattgcaaaagagctccagaatggaccgaacgggagatacgggatctgatcgctgtatggggagaggaatccgtgctatcagaactctgttccagttttcgaaatgccaaaacgtttgtcaaaatctcccagggcatgaaggagagaggccataacacggacctgaagcagtgccgcgtgaaacttcaGGAGCTGagacaagcctaccagaaaaccagagaggcgaacggccgctctgagttagagcccaaaacatgccgcttctatgatgagctgcatgccattttagggggttcagccaccactaccccagccgtgttgtttgactccttcaatggggaggaaggcaacacagaagcaggttttggggacgagaaagatgatgaggaggaggttttatatagctcacagcaagcaagcggagaaaccggttttcccgacagccaggaactgtttctcaccctggacctggagccagtaccccccgaacccacccaaggctgcctcccggacccgccaggcagagaagggacctctg ctgcatgtgtttcaaggatcacaggatcttctccttcccagaggctagcgaagaccagaaggcaaaaaaaacgcactcgcgatgaaatgttctctgagctcatgctgtcctcccacactgacagagcacagacaaatgcgtggaggcagacaatgtcagagtgcaggaaagcacaaaatgaccaggaggagaggtggtgggctgaagagagtaagtggcgggctgaagagagggctgaagctgaaaggtggcagcagcgtaatgagaggaggcaggattcaatgctgaggctgctggaggatcaaactaatatgctccagcgtatggttgagctgcaggaaaggcagcaggagcacagaccgccgctacagcccctgt ATAATGGGCCACAGCCTGAACTAATGATATCAATCAGctatggtgatttacaccagctgaggatcataCAACATTG
- the LOC141987934 gene encoding mannosylglucosyl-3-phosphoglycerate phosphatase-like, producing the protein MIPILNAVGVHFAVFGNHEFDFGVDVLEDYIQQMKFPWFLSNVYDRFTSKPLGHGSVKNIVKWNNTKIGLMGLVEEDWLDTLPTINKSNLNYIDYVKAANKISAELKAEGAELMIAMTHMKWINDIRLAQNAQGIDLVLGGHDHDYGIKKVNGTWIVKSGSDFRNFSKINIRKFGASLQYTFQRIDILRNLEEDSFIKSVVDDYTQNLQPLLEEVLCPIDTELDGRVSTVRRSESNLGNLITNAMLEATHADVALLNSGTLRSNHIHPAGDFTMHDLLTILPIVDPLLVVRITGGQLLEALENGVYRYPALDGRFPQVAGMEFGFDPNAEPGHRIIRDSVKIQGQYLKKNKVYQLAIKEYLANGKDGYVMFQNCPRMYDTETAQTLSTVVVNHFESIKIVHGIKKCISGHRMSLITKSKSASLTAFETRTDKNTSVVAVPGIEGRICHISKEMKEHLRQLRMARKEGLNTFPPLSKDSENSDSD; encoded by the exons ATGATTCCTATATTAAATGCAGTGGGAGTACACTTCGCAGTCTTTG gaaACCATGAATTTGATTTTGGTGTTGATGTTCTGGAAGATTATATACAACAAATGAAATTTCCATGGTTTCTCAGCAATGTATATGACAGATTTACCTCTAAACCTCTAGGCCATGGTTCAGTAAAAAACATAGTTAAATGGAATAATACGAAAATTGGTTTAATGGGATTAGTAGAAGAAGACTGGCTGGATACCTTGCCTACCATTAACAAATCAAACCTAAACTACATAGATTATGTCAAAGCAGCTAATAAAATATCTGCAGAACTTAAAGCAGAGGGAGCAGAACTTATGATTGCTATGACACACATGAAATGGATTAATGACATCAGACTTGCCCAGAACGCCCAAGGAATAGATCTGGTTCTGGGGGGCCATGACCATGATTATGGAATCAAAAAGGTGAATGGAACTTGGATTGTCAAAAGTGGGTCTGATTTCAGGAatttctcaaaaataaatataagaaaGTTTGGTGCATCACTTCAGTATACATTTCAGAGGATTGACATTTTGAGGAACCTAGAAGAAGATTCTTTTATAAAATCAGTGGTGGATGATTATACTCAAAACCTGCAG CCTCTTTTAGAGGAAGTTCTTTGTCCAATCGACACAGAATTAGACGGTCGTGTTTCTACTGTAAGAAGATCAGAGAGCAACCTGGGAAACCTGATAACTAATGCAATGTTAGAAGCTACTCATGCTGATGTAGCATTACTGAATTCAG GTACCCTTCGTTCAAACCATATACATCCTGCAGGAGATTTTACTATGCATGATCTTTTAACTATCCTTCCCATTGTGGACCCACTTCTAGTAGTCAGAATTACAGGAGGACAACTGTTGGAAGCTCTCGAAAATGGAGTCTACAGATATCCAGCTCTTGATGGAAG GTTTCCTCAAGTAGCAGGAATGGAATTTGGATTTGATCCAAATGCAGAACCAGGGCACCGAATTATAAGAGACTCTGTAAAGATTCAAGGACAATATCTCAAGAAAAACAAAGTCTATCAACTTGCCATTAAGGAATACTTAGCTAAT GGAAAGGATGGCTATGTAATGTTTCAGAATTGTCCTAGGATGTATGATACAGAAACTGCACAGACACTTTCCACAGTTGTTGTTAATCACTTTGAATCTATCAAGATTGTGCATGGCATCAAAAAGTGCATCTCAGGTCACCGAATGAGTTTAATTACCAAGTCCAAATCAGCATCACTAACAG CCTTTGAAACAAGAACAGATAAAAACACATCAGTAGTTGCAGTGCCTGGTATAGAAGGAAGAATCTGTCACATTTCCAAGGAAATGAAGGAACACTTGCGACAACTAAGAATGGCAAGGAAAGAAGGGCTAAACACCTTTCCCCCACTTAGCAAAGACTCTGAGAATTCTGACTCTGACTGA